From Rhizobium sp. BT03, one genomic window encodes:
- the malQ gene encoding 4-alpha-glucanotransferase: MKSAELDKLARLYGISPTRPSSENREVAISAATKRKILSALNIELTVDQRTGAPQRKTKPDGRKIPVSFLPDFLSATRVWGVSLQLYELRSARNWGIGDFQDLADMADLAGSLGADFIGLNPLHAPFLADPDRCSPYEPSSRQHLNPLYIAVDQVPGFAGSPELERQVERLRQSDLIDYIGVARTKLGALRGLWSGWPRRRVSDDAADFDAFVAQGGDSLRLHALFECLSSSMVERGAGAGWQRWPAEFQRFDSAAVGDFEREHADDVRFHTWLQWLAHRQLMQAAERARKAGLRIGLYLDLAVGEAVDGSATWSEPDIYVSKATIGSPPDPFAVDGQDWHLAGYLPSEIAGGEMSPYRRMVGTAMRYAGAIRIDHAPAIRRLFLVPLGATPDSGAYVRYPEDRLLQILAEVSAEHRCLVIGESLGMIPEGLQEDLQAAGILSYRILSYEQDKQGFKPAGAYPALALACISTHDHQTLAGWWRGGDIRDRCEHGIVPADLTEEHLKHRRRERRFLKTVFNAAGIDVPARLTPRASREVLKDLTVSAYRFIARTPSLLTSVRLADLTDEKRPTNIPGTSDSYPNWKPKLSVLLEDLPSVSLLKRVTAAMREERPRE, translated from the coding sequence ATGAAATCCGCTGAGCTCGACAAGCTCGCCCGCCTCTACGGAATCAGCCCGACAAGGCCCAGCTCCGAGAACAGGGAGGTGGCGATTTCTGCCGCGACCAAGCGCAAAATACTTTCGGCACTGAATATCGAATTGACGGTAGATCAAAGGACCGGCGCGCCGCAGCGGAAAACAAAGCCGGACGGCAGGAAGATCCCGGTGTCGTTTCTGCCGGATTTCCTGTCCGCTACACGGGTCTGGGGCGTGAGCCTGCAGCTTTACGAGCTCCGGTCGGCACGCAACTGGGGCATAGGGGACTTCCAGGATCTGGCCGATATGGCCGATCTGGCGGGGTCGCTGGGAGCCGATTTCATCGGCCTCAATCCGCTTCACGCGCCGTTCCTCGCCGATCCCGACCGCTGCAGCCCCTATGAACCCTCAAGCCGCCAGCATCTCAATCCGCTCTATATCGCCGTCGATCAGGTGCCGGGATTTGCCGGCAGTCCCGAACTCGAACGGCAAGTGGAGCGCCTTCGCCAATCCGATCTCATCGACTACATCGGCGTCGCGCGCACCAAGCTTGGCGCCCTTCGTGGCCTCTGGTCGGGATGGCCGCGGCGCCGCGTCAGTGACGATGCCGCCGATTTCGACGCCTTTGTCGCGCAAGGCGGCGACAGTCTGCGGCTGCATGCGCTGTTCGAATGCCTCTCCTCTTCCATGGTCGAGCGTGGGGCGGGCGCCGGCTGGCAGCGGTGGCCAGCCGAGTTCCAGCGCTTCGACAGTGCCGCCGTCGGCGATTTCGAACGCGAGCACGCGGATGATGTTCGCTTCCACACGTGGCTGCAATGGCTTGCCCACCGCCAGCTGATGCAGGCGGCGGAGCGGGCGCGCAAGGCCGGTCTCAGGATCGGGCTCTATCTCGATCTTGCGGTCGGGGAGGCAGTCGATGGCTCGGCGACGTGGAGCGAGCCCGATATCTATGTCTCCAAGGCGACGATCGGCAGCCCTCCCGATCCATTCGCCGTAGACGGGCAGGACTGGCACCTTGCCGGATACCTGCCGTCCGAAATTGCCGGAGGGGAGATGTCGCCTTACCGGCGCATGGTGGGCACCGCCATGCGCTACGCTGGCGCCATCCGCATCGATCACGCCCCGGCGATCCGCCGCCTTTTCCTGGTGCCGTTGGGCGCCACGCCGGACAGCGGCGCCTATGTCCGCTATCCCGAGGATCGGCTGCTGCAGATTCTCGCCGAGGTTTCCGCCGAACATCGATGCCTCGTCATCGGGGAGTCTCTCGGCATGATTCCGGAAGGATTGCAGGAGGATCTGCAGGCCGCCGGCATTCTCTCCTACCGGATCCTTTCCTACGAACAGGACAAGCAGGGCTTCAAACCTGCCGGTGCCTATCCCGCCCTCGCGCTCGCCTGCATTTCGACGCATGACCACCAGACCCTTGCCGGCTGGTGGCGCGGCGGCGACATTCGGGATCGCTGTGAACACGGTATCGTACCGGCCGATCTCACCGAAGAACATCTCAAACACCGCAGGCGCGAGCGGAGATTTCTCAAAACGGTCTTCAACGCCGCCGGCATCGACGTGCCGGCCCGGCTCACGCCGCGGGCAAGCCGGGAGGTGTTGAAAGATCTGACCGTCAGCGCCTACCGTTTCATTGCGCGGACGCCATCGCTTCTGACATCGGTGCGGCTTGCCGATCTCACCGACGAGAAAAGACCGACCAATATACCGGGCACCAGCGACAGCTATCCGAACTGGAAGCCGAAGCTATCGGTTTTGCTGGAGGATCTGCCGTCGGTCTCGCTGCTCAAGCGCGTGACGGCGGCAATGCGGGAGGAAAGGCCGCGGGAGTGA
- a CDS encoding DMT family transporter — protein sequence MQPGRTGLAVCMMVAAAFLNSLDAIIVRLLAGDVHPLMIGFFRSFFGLLAVSPWIVARVGLKASPYRVLHAVRAGLKLASLVALFIAFAHAPLADATAINFTMPMFLVLGAWLVLKERVGVSSVAGIVAGFIGVMIIIRPGATGFDQWLLFALAGAVLTAASQLMLRRMALRDSADRLVAWNLITTVPLGLIVMLPVWSMPSWSQLGLLALQGALGALNMTLITRAFGMAAASVLAPLDFLRLPVVALMAFLFFSEIPAAQTWIGAAVIIGATIIGTGGMAWRRRPPVDKG from the coding sequence ATGCAGCCCGGTCGCACAGGCCTCGCCGTCTGCATGATGGTGGCCGCCGCCTTTTTGAACAGTCTCGACGCGATCATCGTGCGCTTGCTGGCCGGCGACGTGCACCCATTGATGATCGGCTTTTTCCGGTCGTTCTTCGGACTTCTTGCCGTCTCGCCGTGGATCGTGGCCCGGGTTGGTTTGAAAGCCTCTCCCTACCGGGTTCTGCATGCCGTGCGTGCGGGTCTGAAGCTTGCCTCACTGGTTGCTTTGTTCATCGCCTTTGCGCATGCGCCGTTGGCCGATGCCACGGCGATCAATTTCACCATGCCGATGTTTCTCGTTCTCGGTGCATGGCTTGTGCTGAAGGAACGTGTCGGCGTCTCCAGCGTCGCCGGCATCGTCGCTGGCTTTATCGGCGTCATGATCATCATTCGCCCCGGCGCGACCGGTTTCGATCAATGGCTGCTTTTTGCGCTGGCAGGAGCGGTTTTGACCGCGGCCAGCCAGTTGATGCTGCGGCGGATGGCGTTGAGGGACAGCGCGGACCGGCTGGTTGCATGGAACCTGATCACGACGGTGCCGCTTGGCCTGATCGTCATGCTGCCGGTCTGGTCGATGCCGAGCTGGAGCCAACTCGGGCTGCTCGCGCTACAAGGGGCACTGGGCGCCCTCAACATGACGCTGATCACGCGCGCCTTCGGCATGGCGGCCGCAAGCGTTCTGGCGCCGCTCGATTTTCTCCGGCTGCCGGTCGTGGCGCTGATGGCCTTCTTGTTCTTCTCCGAAATTCCGGCCGCTCAGACCTGGATCGGCGCAGCGGTCATCATTGGCGCGACCATCATCGGCACCGGCGGTATGGCGTGGCGACGAAGGCCGCCGGTCGACAAGGGCTGA
- a CDS encoding ABC transporter permease — translation MKSFIGKRAIASGVSLVVLIVIVFFLSRLTGDPTDLYLPIDATTEMRQQFREMNGFNDPLIIQFGRYVADLAQGNFGQSLRQARPAMDVVLEAFVWTFWLAVITMTLVTVAAIVIGSLAAFRVGGVFDRLATFFSLIGAAAPDFWLAIVAIVIFAVKLHVLPTSGTGTFWHWVLPVSVLFIRPFGLILQVVRGSMISVLSSAYVKTARAKGVRSNSIIFVHGLRNAMLPVITVIGDQAAAILNGAVVVETVFGFPGIGKLMIDSILLRDFAVVLAVIMVSALAIFIMNLLIDIAYALLDPRIRY, via the coding sequence ATGAAGAGTTTCATCGGCAAACGCGCGATCGCCAGCGGCGTATCGCTCGTGGTGCTTATCGTCATCGTTTTCTTCCTGTCCCGGCTGACAGGCGACCCGACCGACCTCTATCTGCCGATCGACGCAACGACGGAAATGCGCCAGCAATTCCGTGAGATGAACGGGTTCAACGACCCGCTGATCATCCAGTTCGGCCGTTATGTCGCAGATCTCGCACAGGGCAACTTCGGTCAGTCCCTGCGGCAGGCCCGCCCTGCCATGGATGTCGTGCTGGAGGCCTTCGTCTGGACCTTCTGGCTGGCTGTCATCACCATGACGCTGGTCACGGTAGCTGCGATCGTCATCGGTTCGCTGGCGGCGTTTCGTGTCGGCGGCGTCTTCGATCGTCTTGCCACCTTCTTCTCGCTGATCGGTGCTGCGGCCCCGGATTTCTGGCTCGCCATCGTGGCCATCGTCATTTTCGCCGTCAAACTGCATGTCCTGCCGACCTCGGGAACAGGAACCTTCTGGCACTGGGTCCTGCCGGTCAGCGTGCTGTTCATCCGGCCCTTTGGCCTGATCCTGCAGGTAGTGCGCGGCTCGATGATCAGCGTTCTGTCTTCCGCCTACGTCAAGACGGCGCGCGCCAAGGGCGTCCGTTCGAACTCGATCATCTTCGTTCACGGGTTGCGCAACGCCATGCTGCCGGTGATCACCGTCATCGGCGATCAGGCGGCCGCCATCTTGAACGGTGCCGTCGTCGTCGAGACGGTGTTCGGTTTTCCGGGAATCGGCAAGTTGATGATCGATTCCATCCTGCTTCGCGATTTCGCCGTCGTGCTGGCCGTCATCATGGTCTCGGCATTGGCGATCTTCATCATGAACCTGTTGATCGACATCGCTTATGCGCTGCTCGATCCGCGTATCCGGTATTGA
- a CDS encoding ABC transporter permease, whose amino-acid sequence MAMTDTEILIEKKPSGPIGRWLIMLWADKLAFFAALFLLIVLLCALFGPFLLEGVATKQNLRGRNAPPFDLTRGWLYVLGADALGRPLLARVIVAAQNTILVAAAAVLASSVVGTALGLVAGYSRSSAAQWIMRLGDVIMSFPSLLLAVIVLYMLEPSVTNIVLVLAITRIPIYLRTARAEVLEVRERMFVQAAKVMEASNRRIVFQHILPVVFPTLVTIATLDFAFVMLAESSLSFLGIGIQAPEITWGLMVAQGRPYLTNAWWLSFWPGLAIILTTLSLNLLSNWLRIALDPTQRWRLEIRGREMRGRENG is encoded by the coding sequence ATGGCGATGACCGACACAGAAATCCTCATCGAGAAAAAACCGAGTGGCCCGATCGGGCGCTGGCTGATCATGCTGTGGGCGGACAAGCTGGCTTTCTTCGCCGCTCTGTTCCTCCTGATCGTTCTTCTCTGTGCGCTGTTTGGCCCGTTTCTGCTGGAGGGCGTCGCCACCAAGCAGAACCTGCGGGGCCGAAACGCGCCGCCCTTCGATCTCACCCGCGGATGGCTTTACGTCCTTGGAGCCGATGCACTGGGCAGGCCGCTTCTGGCCCGCGTCATCGTGGCGGCGCAAAACACCATCCTGGTTGCGGCGGCGGCAGTGCTTGCATCCTCTGTCGTCGGCACGGCGCTCGGACTGGTGGCGGGTTACAGCCGCTCTTCCGCCGCTCAATGGATCATGCGCCTCGGCGATGTCATCATGTCCTTTCCGTCGCTGCTTCTGGCGGTGATCGTGCTCTATATGCTCGAACCCTCGGTCACCAATATCGTCCTCGTCCTGGCGATCACCCGGATTCCGATCTATCTGCGCACCGCCCGCGCCGAAGTGCTCGAGGTGCGCGAGCGGATGTTCGTGCAGGCTGCCAAGGTCATGGAGGCATCGAACCGGCGCATTGTCTTCCAGCACATCCTGCCGGTGGTCTTTCCCACACTGGTGACCATCGCGACGCTTGATTTCGCCTTCGTCATGCTGGCGGAATCCTCGCTATCGTTCCTGGGGATCGGCATTCAGGCGCCTGAGATCACCTGGGGTCTCATGGTCGCCCAAGGACGGCCCTATCTCACCAATGCCTGGTGGCTGTCCTTCTGGCCGGGCCTTGCCATCATCCTGACGACGCTGTCGCTGAATCTCCTGTCGAATTGGCTGCGCATCGCGCTTGATCCGACACAACGCTGGCGCCTCGAAATCAGAGGTAGGGAAATGAGAGGCAGGGAAAATGGCTGA